One part of the Streptomyces sp. AM 2-1-1 genome encodes these proteins:
- the fusA gene encoding elongation factor G has protein sequence MATTSLDLAKVRNIGIMAHIDAGKTTTTERILFYTGVSYKIGEVHDGAATMDWMEQEQERGITITSAATTCHWPLEDVDHTINIIDTPGHVDFTVEVERSLRVLDGAVTVFDGVAGVEPQSETVWRQADRYGVPRICFVNKLDRTGADFLRCVDMIVDRLGATPIVMQLPIGAEADFEGVVDLVRMKALVWTAEASKGEMYEVVDIPANLQELAEEYRGKLVETVAENDDQLMELYLEGTEPTEEQLYAAVRRITIASGKGGDTTISPVFCGTAFKNKGVQPLLDAVVRYLPSPIDVEGIEGHAVNNADEVITRKPSVDEPLAALAFKIASDPHLGKLTFIRVYSGRLEAGTAVLNSVKGKKERIGKIYRMHANKREEIESVGAGDIVAVMGLKQTTTGETLSDDKNPVILESMDFPAPVIEVAIEPKSKGDQEKLGVAIQRLAEEDPSFRVHSDEETGQTIIGGMGELHLDILVDRMRREFKVEANVGKPQVAYRETIRKTVERHDYTHKKQTGGTGQFAKVQIAIEPIEGGDASYEFVNKVTGGRIPREYIPSVDAGAQEAMQFGILAGYEMTGVRVILLDGGYHEVDSSELAFKIAGSQAFKEAARKASPVILEPMMAVEVTTPEDYMGEVIGDINSRRGQIQAMEERHGARIVKGLVPLSEMFGYVGDLRSKTSGRASYSMQFDSYAEVPRNVAEEIIAKAKGE, from the coding sequence ATGGCTACCACTTCGCTTGACCTGGCCAAGGTCCGCAACATTGGGATCATGGCCCACATCGACGCGGGCAAGACGACCACCACTGAGCGGATCCTGTTCTACACCGGTGTCTCTTACAAGATCGGTGAAGTCCACGACGGCGCTGCCACGATGGACTGGATGGAGCAGGAGCAGGAGCGCGGCATCACGATCACGTCCGCCGCGACGACCTGTCACTGGCCCCTCGAAGATGTCGATCACACGATCAACATCATCGACACCCCCGGCCACGTGGACTTCACCGTCGAGGTGGAGCGTTCGCTCCGCGTCCTCGACGGTGCTGTGACCGTGTTCGACGGCGTTGCCGGCGTCGAGCCCCAGTCCGAGACCGTTTGGCGTCAGGCGGACCGCTACGGCGTGCCGCGCATCTGCTTCGTCAACAAGCTCGACCGGACCGGCGCCGACTTCCTGCGCTGCGTCGACATGATCGTGGACCGCCTCGGCGCCACCCCGATCGTGATGCAGCTGCCGATCGGTGCCGAGGCCGACTTCGAGGGCGTTGTGGACCTGGTCCGCATGAAGGCCCTCGTCTGGACGGCCGAAGCGTCCAAGGGCGAGATGTACGAGGTCGTCGACATCCCGGCCAACCTCCAGGAGCTGGCCGAGGAGTACCGCGGCAAGCTCGTCGAGACCGTCGCCGAGAACGACGACCAGCTGATGGAGCTGTACCTCGAGGGCACCGAGCCCACCGAGGAGCAGCTCTACGCGGCCGTCCGTCGCATCACCATTGCCTCCGGCAAGGGTGGGGACACGACGATCAGCCCGGTGTTCTGCGGCACCGCGTTCAAGAACAAGGGCGTCCAGCCCCTGCTCGACGCGGTCGTCCGTTACCTGCCGTCGCCGATCGACGTCGAGGGCATCGAGGGCCACGCGGTCAACAACGCCGACGAGGTCATCACCCGCAAGCCGTCCGTCGACGAGCCGCTCGCCGCGCTCGCCTTCAAGATCGCGAGCGACCCGCACCTCGGTAAGCTCACCTTCATCCGGGTTTACTCGGGTCGCCTGGAGGCCGGCACCGCGGTGCTGAACTCCGTCAAGGGCAAGAAGGAGCGCATCGGCAAGATCTACCGCATGCACGCGAACAAGCGTGAGGAGATCGAGTCGGTGGGCGCCGGTGACATCGTCGCCGTCATGGGTCTGAAGCAGACCACGACGGGTGAGACGCTGTCCGACGACAAGAACCCGGTGATCCTGGAGTCCATGGACTTCCCGGCACCGGTCATCGAGGTCGCCATCGAGCCCAAGTCCAAGGGTGACCAGGAGAAGCTGGGTGTAGCCATCCAGCGTCTCGCGGAGGAGGACCCCTCCTTCCGTGTTCACTCGGACGAGGAGACCGGCCAGACCATCATCGGTGGTATGGGCGAGCTCCACCTCGACATCCTCGTCGACCGCATGCGTCGCGAGTTCAAGGTCGAGGCGAACGTCGGCAAGCCCCAGGTCGCGTACCGCGAGACGATCCGCAAGACCGTCGAGCGTCATGACTACACCCACAAGAAGCAGACCGGTGGTACCGGTCAGTTCGCCAAGGTGCAGATCGCGATCGAGCCGATCGAGGGCGGCGACGCCAGTTACGAGTTCGTGAACAAGGTCACCGGTGGCCGTATCCCCCGGGAGTACATCCCCTCGGTGGACGCGGGTGCGCAGGAGGCCATGCAGTTCGGCATCCTGGCCGGCTACGAGATGACCGGCGTCCGCGTCATTCTTCTCGACGGTGGCTACCACGAGGTCGACTCCTCGGAGCTCGCGTTCAAGATCGCCGGTTCGCAGGCCTTCAAGGAGGCCGCGCGCAAGGCTTCTCCCGTCATTCTCGAGCCCATGATGGCCGTTGAGGTCACCACGCCCGAGGACTACATGGGTGAGGTCATCGGCGACATCAACTCCCGCCGTGGCCAGATCCAGGCCATGGAGGAGCGCCACGGTGCTCGCATCGTGAAGGGCCTCGTGCCCCTCTCGGAGATGTTCGGCTACGTCGGAGACCTCCGCAGCAAGACTTCGGGTCGCGCAAGCTACTCGATGCAGTTCGACTCCTACGCCGAGGTTCCGCGGAACGTCGCCGAGGAGATCATCGCGAAGGCCAAGGGCGAGTAA
- the tuf gene encoding elongation factor Tu produces MAKAKFERTKPHVNIGTIGHIDHGKTTLTAAITKVLHDAFPDLNEASAFDQIDKAPEERQRGITISIAHVEYQTESRHYAHVDCPGHADYIKNMITGAAQMDGAILVVAATDGPMPQTKEHVLLARQVGVPYIVVALNKADMVDDEEILELVELEVRELLSEYEFPGDDLPVVKVSALKALEGDKEWGQSVLNLMAAVDESIPQPERDVDKPFLMPIEDVFTITGRGTVVTGRIERGVLKVNETVDIVGIKQEKTTTTVTGIEMFRKLLDEGQAGENVGLLLRGIKREDVERGQVIIKPGSVTPHTEFEAQSYILSKDEGGRHTPFFNNYRPQFYFRTTDVTGVVTLPEGTEMVMPGDNTIMNVVLIQPVAMEEGLKFAIREGGRTVGAGQVTKIIK; encoded by the coding sequence GTGGCGAAGGCGAAGTTCGAGCGGACTAAGCCCCACGTCAACATCGGCACCATTGGTCACATCGACCACGGTAAGACGACCCTCACGGCCGCCATTACCAAGGTGCTGCACGACGCGTTCCCCGACCTGAACGAGGCCTCGGCCTTCGACCAGATCGACAAGGCTCCCGAAGAGCGTCAGCGTGGAATCACGATCTCCATCGCGCACGTCGAGTACCAGACGGAGTCGCGTCACTACGCGCACGTCGACTGCCCGGGTCACGCTGACTACATCAAGAACATGATCACGGGTGCCGCGCAGATGGACGGCGCCATCCTCGTGGTCGCCGCCACCGACGGCCCGATGCCGCAGACCAAGGAGCACGTGCTCCTGGCCCGCCAGGTCGGCGTTCCGTACATCGTCGTCGCCCTGAACAAGGCCGACATGGTGGACGACGAGGAGATCCTGGAGCTCGTCGAGCTCGAGGTCCGTGAGCTCCTCTCCGAGTACGAGTTCCCGGGCGACGACCTGCCGGTCGTCAAGGTCTCGGCGCTCAAGGCGCTCGAGGGCGACAAGGAGTGGGGCCAGTCGGTCCTGAACCTGATGGCCGCCGTCGACGAGTCGATCCCGCAGCCCGAGCGCGACGTCGACAAGCCGTTCCTGATGCCGATCGAGGACGTCTTCACGATCACCGGTCGTGGCACCGTCGTCACCGGCCGCATCGAGCGTGGTGTCCTCAAGGTCAACGAGACCGTTGACATCGTGGGCATCAAGCAGGAGAAGACCACCACCACGGTCACCGGCATCGAGATGTTCCGCAAGCTGCTCGACGAGGGCCAGGCCGGTGAGAACGTCGGTCTGCTCCTCCGTGGCATCAAGCGCGAGGACGTCGAGCGCGGCCAGGTCATCATCAAGCCCGGTTCGGTCACGCCGCACACCGAGTTCGAGGCCCAGTCCTACATCCTGTCGAAGGACGAGGGTGGCCGTCACACCCCGTTCTTCAACAACTACCGCCCGCAGTTCTACTTCCGTACCACGGACGTAACGGGCGTCGTGACCCTTCCCGAGGGCACCGAGATGGTCATGCCTGGTGACAACACCATCATGAACGTCGTGCTGATCCAGCCGGTCGCCATGGAAGAGGGCCTGAAGTTCGCCATCCGTGAGGGTGGCCGGACCGTGGGCGCCGGCCAGGTCACCAAGATCATCAAGTAA
- a CDS encoding ABC transporter substrate-binding protein, whose product MNTRIRTGALAGIASALLLATACTADGTAASVSVEGKLGVAKIKGKPRTVVALDSASADIALSLGFEPVVMPAAEGVAGGIAPWTKAALSGKRPRLLPAGGDVVAEVASYKPDVILAARDRTLVPEYDALSAIAPVVHYLKGPDEDPWQTSTRIIAKALGVKDVGEQLITAAEQTAVDARAVFPAIVGTRFSLLVNPMPHGVGAVKSREDTSARVLRKLGVKLDARTSQLPDSSLPSRTYLDYADVGLADTDVVLAAGTTDTLGTLEKTPAFRTMPAVTDGRYIPLDPAAAQALAEPTPHSVEWAVAELAPKINAAALAARQR is encoded by the coding sequence ATGAACACCCGCATCCGGACCGGTGCACTCGCCGGCATAGCCTCCGCCCTGCTGCTGGCCACCGCCTGCACGGCCGACGGAACGGCCGCCTCCGTCTCGGTCGAGGGCAAACTCGGCGTGGCGAAGATCAAGGGGAAGCCGCGGACGGTCGTCGCACTCGACAGCGCCAGTGCCGACATCGCGCTCTCGCTCGGCTTCGAGCCGGTGGTCATGCCCGCGGCGGAGGGAGTGGCCGGCGGCATCGCGCCCTGGACGAAGGCCGCCCTCTCCGGGAAGCGGCCGCGCCTGCTCCCGGCCGGCGGCGACGTGGTCGCCGAGGTCGCCTCGTACAAGCCCGACGTCATCCTGGCCGCCCGGGACCGCACTCTCGTCCCGGAGTACGACGCCCTGTCCGCCATCGCGCCCGTCGTGCACTACCTCAAGGGCCCCGACGAGGACCCCTGGCAGACGAGCACCCGCATCATCGCCAAGGCGCTCGGCGTCAAGGACGTGGGCGAACAGCTCATCACGGCCGCCGAGCAGACCGCAGTGGACGCCCGCGCGGTCTTCCCCGCCATCGTCGGCACCCGCTTCAGCCTGCTGGTCAACCCCATGCCGCACGGCGTCGGCGCGGTGAAGTCGCGCGAGGACACCTCGGCGCGCGTCCTGCGCAAGCTCGGGGTCAAGCTGGACGCGCGCACGTCCCAGCTCCCCGACTCCAGCCTCCCCTCCCGCACCTATCTCGACTACGCCGACGTGGGCCTGGCCGACACCGACGTCGTCCTCGCCGCCGGCACGACCGACACGCTCGGCACCCTGGAGAAGACCCCCGCCTTCCGGACGATGCCGGCCGTCACCGACGGCCGCTACATCCCCCTGGACCCCGCCGCGGCCCAGGCCCTCGCGGAACCGACCCCGCACAGCGTCGAATGGGCGGTCGCGGAGCTGGCTCCGAAGATCAACGCGGCGGCCCTGGCCGCCCGGCAGCGCTGA
- a CDS encoding GNAT family N-acetyltransferase encodes MNNSTLPAVAAAWALRPALPGDIETIAELRAVVLRPDLERLGRYDEHRVRQRLRDTFVPEHTSVIEVDGAFAGSVTLRPTEQGRWLENFYLSPGLQGLGIGTAVLRTLLTRADEAGAEVRLIVVRGSAARPLYERHGFVEESRDPVDVYMVRRPVRNASAAVAV; translated from the coding sequence ATGAACAACAGCACCCTGCCCGCAGTCGCCGCCGCCTGGGCCCTGCGTCCCGCCCTGCCCGGTGACATCGAGACCATCGCCGAGCTGCGCGCCGTCGTCCTGCGGCCGGACCTGGAGCGGCTCGGCCGGTACGACGAGCACCGGGTCCGCCAGCGGCTGCGCGACACCTTCGTACCGGAGCACACCTCGGTCATCGAGGTCGACGGTGCCTTCGCCGGAAGCGTCACCCTGCGCCCCACCGAGCAGGGCCGGTGGCTGGAGAACTTCTACCTCTCCCCCGGCCTCCAGGGCCTCGGCATCGGCACCGCCGTCCTGCGCACCCTGCTCACCCGGGCCGACGAGGCGGGCGCGGAGGTCCGGCTGATCGTCGTTCGGGGGAGCGCCGCGCGGCCGCTGTACGAGCGGCACGGCTTCGTCGAGGAGTCCCGGGACCCGGTCGACGTGTACATGGTCCGCCGACCGGTCCGCAACGCGTCGGCGGCGGTCGCCGTCTGA
- a CDS encoding PLDc N-terminal domain-containing protein yields MNDGVYLAYDYPVLGAFWTAMWVFIWVLWLVLLFRIIADIFRDDDMGGLAKTVWLLVVIFLPYIGVFAYVIARGRGMGSREHRHAKDQQHAFETYIRETAGGSGGLTPAEQISKLSEVRARGDISDEEFQRAKEKILA; encoded by the coding sequence ATGAACGACGGCGTCTACCTGGCCTACGACTATCCGGTCCTCGGAGCGTTCTGGACCGCGATGTGGGTCTTCATATGGGTCCTGTGGCTGGTGCTCCTCTTCCGGATCATCGCCGACATCTTCCGCGACGACGACATGGGTGGCCTGGCCAAGACGGTCTGGCTCCTCGTCGTGATCTTCCTGCCGTACATCGGCGTCTTCGCCTACGTCATCGCGCGCGGGCGGGGCATGGGCTCCCGCGAACACCGGCACGCCAAGGACCAGCAGCACGCGTTCGAGACGTACATCCGCGAGACGGCCGGCGGTAGCGGCGGCCTGACCCCGGCGGAGCAGATCTCGAAGCTCTCCGAGGTCCGGGCACGCGGCGACATCTCGGACGAGGAGTTCCAGCGGGCCAAGGAGAAGATCCTCGCCTGA
- a CDS encoding RNA repair domain-containing protein produces the protein MRTSDEIYHRIRWDARFDPARFVIGVAQRGREPKRVPLPRFTPGGEVPWHRVLFFEADGEVVWDRATGVDRVDTGPAGRVREERLLPSPYFAARTPHACGGGGTWEPVQAAGRPGPSGRGPSGLSVLTWNTLWDRYDGERIATARRRPLLLDALREADADVIALQEVEPPLLELLAGTGWVRAEYAFGAAPDGRDVADCGLLLLSRLPVREAGWHALGRHKAVAAVVVETAGGPVTVAVTHLSSDHSPEGAARRDRELADLATGLAGLEGDLLLVGDFNDGGPNPQARLGLPDAWTEVRGPDDATPTFDPSVNPLAAVGSLTGRASRLDRVLFRSPRLRPARAELVGDAPDATGLYASDHFGVRVGWVPVDGAPPGTRSPTGKTSGCGSGEAGAGKTPAAPAGSAASAGSAASAGSAASAGSAASAGSAASAGGEAGVAAEKLVRRVARALPGARVHLVGSRRTGGALPGADVDLVAVVPAPLGARALGRRLPDAEEVREVVGARVPGLRFRLGGLRVDLVTVVADGRDPARAVGRREEWGAAAAVALSAVSDAEAVLAATAAYRGAFTGLAHDVKAWARARGLDSAPFGGLPGLAWTLLAARTAGEAAARPAASATRSACAAQPASATHPAPATHPDQVSRAEGPTRTALLRRFFAGWAAWDWDRPVVLSGADPADCSAPPASREGGDAVTVLTPTAPVRSCTTQVSVAGRELIAEELYRGWELLESVADADPVPYARLCAPPLPHPRHTAWALVSVGEGEDEGRFRGRLLTLLDALAASGSPDTRAWPRPVAGDAAPGQGFVRYAIGLGATPPDAQRLSDIGAEILRGLPGARVHRTVTPPPPG, from the coding sequence ATGCGGACCAGCGACGAGATCTACCACCGGATCCGGTGGGACGCCCGCTTCGATCCGGCGCGGTTCGTGATCGGGGTCGCGCAGCGCGGCCGGGAGCCGAAGCGGGTGCCGCTGCCGCGCTTCACGCCGGGCGGGGAGGTCCCCTGGCACCGGGTGCTCTTCTTCGAGGCGGACGGCGAGGTGGTGTGGGACCGCGCCACCGGTGTGGACCGGGTGGACACGGGGCCGGCGGGCCGGGTGCGGGAGGAACGGCTGCTGCCGTCACCGTACTTCGCGGCCCGGACGCCGCACGCGTGCGGCGGCGGTGGGACGTGGGAGCCGGTCCAGGCGGCCGGGCGCCCCGGCCCGTCCGGGCGCGGGCCGAGCGGGCTGAGTGTGCTGACGTGGAACACGCTCTGGGACCGGTACGACGGCGAGCGCATCGCCACCGCCCGCCGCCGTCCCCTCCTGCTCGACGCGCTGCGGGAGGCCGACGCGGACGTCATCGCCCTCCAGGAGGTCGAACCGCCGCTGCTGGAGCTGCTGGCGGGCACCGGATGGGTGCGGGCGGAGTACGCGTTCGGCGCCGCCCCGGACGGGCGCGACGTCGCCGACTGCGGGCTGCTGCTGCTCAGCCGGCTGCCCGTGCGGGAGGCCGGATGGCACGCGCTGGGCCGGCACAAGGCGGTCGCCGCAGTCGTCGTGGAGACGGCGGGCGGGCCCGTCACCGTCGCGGTCACCCATCTCAGCAGCGACCACTCCCCCGAGGGTGCGGCCCGCCGCGACCGTGAACTCGCCGATCTCGCCACGGGGCTGGCCGGTCTCGAAGGCGACCTCCTGCTGGTCGGCGACTTCAACGACGGCGGCCCGAACCCGCAGGCGCGGCTCGGTCTCCCGGACGCCTGGACGGAGGTCCGCGGGCCCGACGACGCCACCCCGACCTTCGACCCCTCGGTGAACCCCCTCGCCGCCGTCGGCTCACTGACCGGACGGGCCTCCCGCCTGGACCGGGTGCTCTTCCGCTCGCCACGGCTGCGCCCAGCGCGGGCGGAGCTGGTGGGCGACGCGCCGGACGCGACCGGGCTCTACGCCTCGGACCACTTCGGCGTACGGGTCGGGTGGGTACCGGTCGACGGGGCCCCGCCCGGGACACGTTCGCCGACCGGGAAGACCTCCGGGTGCGGCTCCGGGGAGGCCGGAGCCGGGAAGACCCCGGCGGCACCGGCGGGCTCAGCGGCATCGGCGGGCTCGGCGGCATCGGCGGGCTCGGCGGCATCGGCGGGCTCGGCGGCATCGGCGGGCTCGGCGGCATCGGCGGGCGGGGAAGCCGGGGTCGCCGCCGAGAAGCTGGTGCGCCGGGTGGCGCGGGCGCTGCCCGGCGCCCGCGTGCACCTCGTCGGCTCGCGCCGGACGGGCGGCGCGCTGCCCGGCGCGGACGTGGACCTGGTGGCGGTGGTGCCCGCACCGCTCGGCGCCCGGGCGCTGGGCCGCCGGCTGCCGGACGCCGAGGAGGTGCGCGAGGTGGTCGGGGCCAGGGTGCCCGGGCTGCGTTTCCGCCTCGGCGGCCTGCGGGTGGACCTGGTGACGGTGGTCGCGGACGGCCGGGACCCGGCGCGGGCCGTCGGACGGCGCGAGGAGTGGGGTGCGGCGGCGGCCGTCGCGCTGAGCGCGGTGAGCGACGCGGAGGCGGTGCTCGCCGCCACGGCCGCGTACCGCGGGGCGTTCACCGGCCTCGCCCACGACGTCAAGGCGTGGGCGCGGGCGCGGGGGCTCGACTCGGCGCCCTTCGGCGGGCTGCCGGGGCTCGCCTGGACGCTCCTCGCGGCCCGGACGGCGGGCGAGGCGGCCGCCCGGCCCGCCGCGTCCGCCACCCGGTCCGCGTGCGCCGCCCAGCCCGCCTCCGCCACCCACCCCGCTCCCGCCACTCACCCGGACCAGGTCTCCCGGGCGGAAGGGCCGACCCGCACGGCGCTGCTGCGGCGCTTCTTCGCGGGGTGGGCGGCGTGGGACTGGGACCGCCCGGTGGTCCTCTCCGGTGCCGATCCCGCCGACTGCTCCGCTCCCCCGGCCTCCCGCGAGGGCGGCGACGCCGTCACGGTGCTGACCCCGACCGCGCCGGTACGTTCCTGCACCACCCAGGTGTCGGTGGCGGGCCGGGAGCTGATCGCCGAGGAGCTCTACCGCGGGTGGGAGCTGCTGGAGTCGGTGGCGGACGCCGACCCCGTCCCGTACGCCCGGCTGTGCGCCCCACCGCTCCCGCACCCGCGCCACACCGCCTGGGCGCTGGTCTCCGTGGGCGAGGGCGAGGACGAGGGCCGCTTCCGGGGCCGCCTCCTGACACTCCTCGACGCGCTCGCCGCGTCCGGCTCCCCGGACACCCGCGCCTGGCCCCGCCCGGTCGCCGGGGACGCGGCACCCGGCCAGGGCTTCGTCCGGTACGCCATCGGGCTCGGCGCCACACCGCCCGACGCGCAGCGCCTCTCCGATATCGGCGCCGAGATCCTCCGCGGGCTGCCCGGTGCCCGGGTGCACCGCACGGTGACCCCGCCCCCGCCGGGCTGA
- a CDS encoding RNA ligase family protein, which produces MRTHYPRTPHLPWSPGATSDDVRVVDLSVLAGREVVVTEKLDGENTTLYADGLHARSLDSVHHPSRGWVKALQGRVGSRIPAGWRICGENVFARHSIPYDRLDGFFYGFSVWDGDRCLGWDRTTAFLRELGIPVPPVLWRGAFDPRAEKALRGLTLDTGRQEGYVVRPAGAFGAEEFGRAVAKWVRPGHVTTGTHWMHAAVVPNTLGPSAALWNVRSGGAVDAEGLGEALALPVPHDAAPEDAAPPSGAAHPPDARTAVAMGAAAGATGSGAFGDERLDGVLAGLLHRDRRSGIAPRLAPVLGMSQAVRVADLVGLHRSLHRPYPDEERRTGLTRMSWAAGLPALHALAAATAPTPAAREQVAWSALHAEEVREPAGLREVFDGLEPDAADRCRAQAREAYARGRITTADEAVPATWRWRSGEFPRLVLLCGPSGSGKSTYARALPGVSTYIALDDLREARGDRADQSANAEVVREAVERLERALLPGSTTVWDATSLTPGQRSLVHGVARGRDALVTHVAALVDTAELARRNATRTHPVPPPVQEAQARRYVPPYPGEAHRTWYLGASGTVEARAV; this is translated from the coding sequence ATGCGTACGCACTATCCGCGCACCCCGCACCTGCCCTGGTCGCCCGGGGCCACTTCCGACGACGTGCGGGTGGTGGACCTGTCGGTCCTCGCCGGGCGCGAGGTCGTCGTGACGGAGAAGCTCGACGGCGAGAACACCACGCTCTACGCGGACGGGCTGCACGCCCGCTCGCTGGACTCCGTCCACCACCCCTCGCGGGGCTGGGTCAAGGCCCTCCAGGGGCGGGTGGGTTCCCGCATCCCGGCGGGGTGGCGGATCTGCGGCGAGAACGTGTTCGCGCGCCACTCGATTCCGTACGACCGGCTGGACGGCTTCTTCTACGGCTTCTCCGTCTGGGACGGTGACCGCTGCCTCGGCTGGGACCGCACCACCGCCTTCCTCCGCGAACTGGGCATCCCGGTGCCGCCGGTGCTCTGGCGCGGGGCGTTCGACCCCCGGGCGGAGAAGGCGCTGCGCGGACTCACCCTCGACACCGGGCGCCAGGAGGGGTACGTCGTGCGCCCGGCCGGAGCGTTCGGGGCCGAGGAGTTCGGGCGGGCCGTCGCCAAGTGGGTCCGGCCGGGGCACGTCACGACGGGCACCCACTGGATGCACGCGGCCGTGGTGCCGAACACGCTGGGCCCGTCCGCCGCCCTGTGGAACGTCCGCTCCGGGGGCGCCGTCGACGCGGAAGGCCTCGGCGAGGCGCTCGCCCTCCCGGTGCCCCACGACGCGGCGCCCGAGGACGCGGCGCCCCCGTCCGGGGCCGCGCACCCTCCCGACGCCCGTACCGCGGTGGCGATGGGCGCGGCCGCCGGCGCCACGGGCTCCGGCGCCTTCGGCGACGAACGGCTGGACGGCGTCCTGGCGGGGCTGCTGCACCGCGACCGCCGGTCCGGGATCGCGCCCCGGCTCGCCCCGGTCCTCGGCATGTCGCAGGCCGTCCGGGTCGCCGATCTGGTGGGGCTCCACCGCTCCCTGCACCGCCCGTACCCGGACGAGGAGCGCCGGACCGGCCTGACCCGGATGTCCTGGGCCGCCGGCCTGCCGGCCCTGCACGCCCTCGCGGCCGCCACCGCCCCGACCCCGGCGGCACGCGAACAGGTCGCGTGGTCCGCGCTCCACGCGGAGGAGGTGCGCGAGCCCGCCGGGCTCCGCGAGGTGTTCGACGGCCTGGAGCCGGATGCCGCCGACCGCTGCCGGGCGCAGGCCCGCGAGGCGTACGCGCGGGGCCGGATCACCACCGCGGACGAGGCGGTCCCCGCCACCTGGCGGTGGCGGTCGGGCGAGTTCCCGCGCCTGGTGCTGCTCTGCGGACCGTCCGGCAGCGGGAAGAGCACGTACGCCCGGGCGTTGCCCGGGGTGAGCACCTACATCGCCCTCGACGACCTGCGGGAAGCGCGGGGCGACCGGGCCGACCAGAGCGCCAACGCCGAGGTGGTGCGGGAGGCGGTCGAACGGCTGGAGCGCGCGTTGCTGCCCGGCTCGACCACCGTCTGGGACGCCACCTCCCTCACCCCGGGACAGCGCTCACTGGTGCACGGCGTCGCCCGCGGGCGGGACGCGCTCGTCACGCACGTGGCGGCGCTGGTGGACACGGCGGAGCTGGCCCGGCGGAACGCCACCCGTACCCATCCCGTACCGCCCCCGGTGCAGGAGGCGCAGGCGCGGCGGTACGTCCCGCCCTACCCGGGCGAGGCGCACCGGACGTGGTACCTGGGTGCGAGCGGCACGGTGGAGGCGAGGGCGGTCTGA
- a CDS encoding AfsA-related hotdog domain-containing protein, with the protein MPEIELDYSTTVSRELVHRESVAEVFLTDHRPHGNGVRIAAQLPRTHAYYSDHTVSPALYDPLLLMEVLRQCGILASSVYLEAPDDSAYVFDAAALDVLDFEALRIGPRPGRMSIDFRIAGTRSRKGRAYGAVYEVRADIDGRPAVSARLECRWMPRRTWKALRERTRSGLDLTPRAHLTGLRLPTYLVGRRSAHNVVLAQAERDGALVTGHVVVDRDHPGLFDHALDHISGAVMYEAFRQTALYAASEVHGLAPRGLVTEELRIDFLQVAEFEPATDCRAEVHALEESGVTVDLALVQGDRSVATGRMRLNRRLCGGLADRGLRMATA; encoded by the coding sequence ATGCCGGAAATTGAACTCGACTACTCCACCACCGTCTCCCGGGAGCTGGTCCATCGCGAGTCCGTGGCCGAGGTCTTCCTGACGGACCACCGTCCGCACGGCAACGGCGTCCGCATCGCGGCCCAACTCCCCCGCACGCACGCCTACTACAGCGACCACACGGTCAGTCCCGCTCTCTACGACCCCCTTTTGCTGATGGAAGTGCTGCGGCAGTGCGGCATCCTCGCCTCCTCGGTCTACCTGGAGGCGCCCGACGACTCGGCCTACGTCTTCGACGCCGCCGCCTTGGACGTGCTGGACTTCGAAGCGCTCCGGATCGGCCCCCGGCCCGGGCGCATGTCGATCGACTTCCGCATCGCCGGGACGAGGAGCCGCAAGGGCCGCGCCTACGGAGCGGTCTACGAGGTGCGCGCCGACATCGACGGCAGGCCGGCCGTCAGCGCCCGGCTGGAGTGCCGGTGGATGCCGCGCCGTACCTGGAAAGCGCTCCGCGAACGCACCCGGTCGGGCCTCGACCTGACTCCGCGGGCGCACCTCACCGGCCTGCGACTGCCCACGTACCTGGTGGGACGGCGCTCGGCCCACAACGTGGTCCTCGCCCAGGCGGAGCGGGACGGTGCGCTGGTCACCGGCCACGTGGTCGTGGACCGTGACCACCCCGGCCTCTTCGATCACGCGCTGGACCACATATCCGGCGCGGTGATGTACGAGGCGTTCCGCCAGACCGCGCTGTACGCGGCGAGCGAGGTGCACGGTCTGGCGCCCCGGGGCCTCGTGACGGAGGAACTGCGCATCGACTTCCTGCAGGTCGCCGAGTTCGAGCCGGCGACGGACTGCCGGGCCGAGGTGCACGCGCTGGAGGAGTCCGGCGTGACCGTGGACCTGGCGCTGGTCCAGGGGGACCGCTCGGTCGCCACCGGCCGGATGCGCCTGAACCGCAGACTCTGCGGCGGCCTCGCCGACCGCGGCCTCCGAATGGCCACCGCGTGA